A genomic window from Luteolibacter sp. LG18 includes:
- the uvrA gene encoding excinuclease ABC subunit UvrA: MPARKKSSAPSTAPAISLRGARQHNLKGLDLDIPLGKLTVVTGPSGSGKSSLAFHTLYAEGQRRYVETFSPYVRQFFDRMDKPAVDKIEGIPPAIAIEQKNSVRTTRSTVGTLTEINDYLKLLYARLATGFDPHTGEEIRPDSPESAADWAAANVAGQAVMVTFPVPVPPDTKSADLFPFLNQQGYLRLLQGGNVLRTDEPAPEGVEFKRAIEVIQDRVTVSEDNRLRLLEALETAFHLGKGHAAITVPGAETRKFSTGWTNPHTGFSLRAPSPSLFSFNNPLGACPKCRGFGRIIGIDLDKAVPDPSLSIKQGAIKPFQGERGEECQRDLLRHCKERRIDIHEPWEDLDDDIREWIYYGDRKTPGATTLADTEELWRDGKWYGVKGFFDWLETKAYKMHVRVFLSRYRSYTACPECRGKRLQPESLCFKIDGKALPDLWTLPVSDLRDWFSSLITAHRSLGTPSDPSLDLVLNEITSRLHYLGEVGLGYLTLDRPTRTLSGGEVERVNLTTCLGASLTGTLFVLDEPTVGLHPRDIHRLVGVMHGLRDKGNTLVVVEHEEAVMRAADEIIDLGPASGEHGGTLLYQGPVVKPAKGQGGTLPWLGGGKSIALPAKRRQPGTAKLEIRGATKHNLKKLDADIPLGLFCCLTGVSGSGKSTFVHDILYLNLARKFGKEIEDEAARVKEINGAKHLGGIELVDQSPVARTPRSTPAVFMGAFDPIRQLFALTEDAKARELNTGFFSFNSGEGRCDRCAGVGSEKVEMQFLSDLYVTCPDCNGRRYKASTLDITYRGKSVADILELTVDEAIAFYTVEGLPNPVAKRHGQITGLLQPLAEVGLGYLKLGQPLNTLSGGEAQRLKLCQLLAETKGDSAGSKLLILDEPTTGLHFTDIERLLAVFQRLVDSGHSLLVIEHNLDVIKCADWILDLGPEAGANGGQLVGDGPPEHIATLGTETARFLKDALAGGRGLHNQAPVSTAVYEGTEAITLSGARHHNLKNISLEIPREKFVVLSGLSGSGKSTLAFDILFAEGQRRFLDSMSAYARQFAEQLEKPEIDRLAGLPPTVAIEQRVSQGGGKSTVATVTELWNFIRLLYSKLGVQYCPDCQVPVEKQSLAAIENTLRGHLKKGPVSLLAPVIRARKGFHTEVAEWALKQGFTRLLVDKKFREAEGFQRLERFKEHDIDVVVADFPKGAANTAAPVARALDIGKGVIRLFTPDKKFVLLSSEASCPCCHKSYDDLDPRLFSFNSPHGWCLDCRGHGLVPKRRRHLDTSRFDSVLEAELDADRTIERMEDEELVECPSCHGARLNRTASAVHLQGTPIRDVARLAIDHAAGHFGKIRFTAARDSLIARDILPEIKQRLAFLQEVGLGYLQLDRSAKTLSGGESQRIRLAAQLGSNLRGVLYVLDEPTIGLHPRDNAALLNTLVALRDKGNSLIVVEHDEDTIARADHLIDLGPGAGRLGGQVVYQGKPPVATASKAKKLAHQDSPTWRALSDILVHPMRGERRAVPKDHPRLTVTGCRANNLKDLDIHVPLGRLTVLTGISGSGKSTLMHSCLAVAAANRLLKPTKKNTPLSFTKAIGFDKIQSVYEVDQSPIGKTSRSCPATYVKVFDDIRALYAQLPEARMRGFEASRFSFNTEGGRCTECNGNGRVKLEMDFLPPTWVHCEGCNGNRYNPATLEVTFRDKNIGDVLAMTIDEAAVFFESQPRIARPLRLMADTGLGYLQLGQASPTLSGGEAQRIKLISEIAKGRGAKTQIRTLQSVNKNLYLIEEPTVGLHLEDVKRLIDVLHRLVDEGHTVVVIEHHMAVAAEADHVIDLGPEAGENGGTLIAEGTPEQVAKSKKSRTAPFLKAALSR, translated from the coding sequence GTGCCCGCTCGGAAAAAGTCCTCCGCCCCGTCCACCGCGCCCGCCATTTCCCTCCGGGGTGCCCGCCAGCACAACCTGAAGGGGCTCGATCTCGATATCCCGCTCGGGAAGCTCACCGTTGTCACCGGCCCGTCCGGCTCCGGCAAGTCGTCGCTCGCCTTCCACACGCTCTACGCGGAGGGCCAGCGCCGCTACGTCGAGACGTTCTCGCCGTACGTCCGGCAGTTCTTCGACCGCATGGACAAGCCCGCGGTCGACAAGATCGAGGGCATCCCGCCGGCGATCGCCATCGAGCAGAAGAACAGCGTCCGCACCACCCGCTCGACGGTCGGCACGCTCACGGAGATCAATGATTACCTGAAGCTGCTCTACGCGCGGCTGGCCACCGGCTTCGATCCCCACACCGGCGAGGAGATCCGCCCGGACAGCCCGGAATCCGCCGCCGATTGGGCCGCGGCGAACGTGGCGGGGCAGGCGGTGATGGTGACCTTCCCGGTGCCGGTCCCGCCGGACACGAAGAGCGCGGACCTGTTCCCGTTCCTCAACCAGCAGGGTTACCTTCGCCTGCTCCAGGGCGGCAACGTGCTCCGCACCGACGAACCCGCGCCGGAGGGCGTGGAGTTCAAGCGCGCCATTGAGGTGATCCAGGATCGAGTCACGGTTTCCGAGGACAACCGCCTGCGCCTGCTGGAGGCCCTCGAGACCGCCTTCCATCTCGGCAAGGGTCACGCCGCCATCACCGTGCCCGGCGCGGAGACACGGAAGTTCTCCACCGGCTGGACCAATCCGCACACCGGCTTCAGCCTGCGCGCGCCCAGCCCCTCGTTGTTCTCGTTCAACAACCCGCTCGGCGCCTGCCCGAAGTGCCGGGGCTTCGGCCGCATCATCGGCATCGATCTGGACAAGGCCGTGCCCGATCCCTCGCTCTCGATCAAGCAGGGCGCGATCAAGCCCTTCCAGGGCGAGCGAGGCGAGGAGTGCCAGCGCGACCTGCTCCGCCATTGCAAGGAGCGCCGCATCGACATCCACGAGCCGTGGGAGGACCTCGACGACGACATCCGCGAGTGGATCTACTACGGCGACCGTAAGACTCCCGGCGCCACCACCCTGGCCGACACCGAGGAGCTGTGGCGGGATGGCAAGTGGTACGGCGTGAAGGGCTTCTTCGACTGGCTGGAAACGAAGGCCTACAAGATGCACGTCCGCGTCTTCCTCAGCCGCTACCGTTCCTACACCGCCTGCCCGGAGTGCCGCGGCAAGCGCCTCCAGCCGGAATCGCTGTGCTTCAAGATCGACGGCAAGGCGCTTCCCGACCTGTGGACCCTCCCCGTCTCCGACCTCCGCGATTGGTTTTCTTCTCTGATCACTGCTCACCGATCACTCGGCACTCCGTCCGATCCCTCGCTGGATCTCGTCTTGAATGAAATCACCTCGCGGCTCCACTACCTCGGCGAGGTCGGTCTCGGCTACCTCACGCTGGACCGCCCGACGCGCACGCTGTCCGGCGGCGAGGTCGAGCGCGTGAACCTCACCACCTGCCTCGGCGCGTCTCTAACAGGAACCTTGTTCGTGCTCGATGAGCCGACCGTCGGCCTGCACCCGCGGGACATCCACCGCCTCGTCGGCGTGATGCACGGCCTGCGCGACAAGGGCAACACGCTGGTCGTGGTCGAGCACGAGGAAGCGGTGATGCGCGCCGCGGATGAGATCATCGACCTCGGCCCGGCCTCCGGCGAACACGGCGGCACGCTCCTTTACCAAGGCCCGGTCGTGAAACCGGCGAAGGGCCAGGGCGGCACGCTGCCGTGGCTCGGCGGTGGCAAGTCGATCGCGCTGCCCGCCAAGCGCCGCCAGCCCGGCACCGCCAAGCTGGAGATCCGCGGCGCGACCAAGCACAACCTGAAGAAGCTGGATGCCGACATCCCGCTCGGCCTGTTCTGCTGCCTCACCGGCGTGTCCGGCTCGGGAAAATCGACGTTCGTTCACGACATCCTCTACCTCAACCTCGCCCGCAAGTTCGGCAAGGAGATCGAGGACGAGGCCGCGCGCGTGAAGGAGATCAACGGCGCGAAGCATCTCGGCGGCATCGAATTGGTCGACCAGTCGCCGGTCGCGCGCACGCCGCGTTCCACGCCCGCCGTGTTCATGGGGGCCTTCGATCCAATCCGCCAGCTCTTCGCCCTCACCGAGGACGCGAAAGCGCGTGAGCTGAACACCGGCTTCTTTTCGTTCAACTCCGGCGAGGGCCGCTGCGACCGCTGCGCCGGCGTCGGCTCGGAGAAAGTGGAGATGCAGTTCCTCTCCGACCTCTACGTCACCTGCCCGGATTGCAACGGCCGCCGCTACAAGGCGTCCACGCTCGACATCACCTACCGGGGCAAGTCGGTCGCGGACATCCTCGAGCTGACCGTCGATGAGGCGATCGCGTTCTACACCGTGGAAGGTCTCCCGAATCCGGTCGCGAAACGCCACGGCCAGATCACCGGGTTGCTCCAGCCGCTCGCGGAGGTCGGTCTCGGCTATCTGAAGCTCGGCCAGCCGCTCAACACGCTTTCCGGTGGCGAGGCCCAGCGTCTGAAGCTCTGCCAGCTCCTCGCGGAAACCAAGGGCGACAGCGCGGGCAGCAAGCTGCTGATCCTCGACGAGCCCACCACCGGCCTGCACTTCACCGACATCGAGCGCCTGCTCGCCGTGTTCCAGCGCCTCGTCGATTCAGGCCACTCGCTGCTCGTCATCGAGCACAATCTGGACGTGATCAAGTGCGCGGACTGGATCCTCGACCTCGGCCCGGAAGCGGGCGCGAACGGCGGCCAGCTTGTCGGTGACGGACCGCCCGAGCACATCGCGACCCTGGGCACCGAGACCGCGCGTTTCCTGAAGGACGCGCTCGCCGGTGGCAGGGGGCTGCACAATCAGGCGCCCGTTTCCACGGCGGTTTACGAAGGCACCGAGGCGATCACGCTTTCCGGCGCACGCCACCACAACCTGAAGAACATCTCGCTGGAGATCCCGCGCGAGAAGTTCGTGGTGCTCTCCGGTCTGTCCGGCTCGGGCAAGTCCACGCTCGCCTTCGACATCCTCTTCGCCGAGGGCCAGCGGCGGTTCCTCGATTCAATGTCGGCCTACGCCCGCCAGTTCGCCGAGCAGCTTGAGAAGCCGGAGATCGACCGCCTCGCCGGGCTGCCGCCGACCGTGGCCATCGAGCAGCGCGTGTCGCAGGGCGGTGGCAAGTCGACCGTGGCCACCGTCACCGAGCTGTGGAACTTCATCCGCCTGCTTTATTCGAAGCTCGGCGTGCAGTACTGCCCGGACTGTCAGGTGCCGGTGGAGAAGCAGTCGCTCGCCGCGATCGAGAACACGCTGCGCGGCCACCTGAAGAAGGGCCCGGTCAGCCTGCTCGCGCCGGTGATCCGCGCGCGCAAGGGTTTCCACACCGAGGTCGCGGAATGGGCACTCAAGCAGGGCTTCACCCGGCTGCTGGTGGACAAGAAGTTCCGCGAGGCCGAGGGCTTCCAGCGGCTGGAGCGGTTCAAGGAGCACGACATCGACGTGGTCGTGGCGGATTTCCCGAAGGGAGCGGCCAACACCGCCGCGCCGGTCGCCCGCGCGCTCGATATCGGCAAGGGCGTGATCCGCCTCTTCACCCCGGACAAGAAGTTCGTGCTGCTCTCCAGCGAGGCGAGCTGCCCATGCTGCCACAAGTCCTACGACGACCTCGACCCGCGCCTGTTCTCGTTCAACTCGCCGCACGGCTGGTGCCTGGATTGCCGCGGCCACGGCCTGGTGCCGAAACGCCGCCGCCACCTCGACACCTCGCGCTTCGACTCGGTGCTGGAGGCCGAACTCGACGCCGACCGCACGATCGAGCGCATGGAGGACGAGGAGCTCGTCGAGTGCCCGTCCTGCCACGGCGCGCGCCTGAATCGTACGGCGTCCGCCGTACATCTCCAGGGCACGCCGATCCGGGACGTCGCGCGGCTGGCCATCGACCACGCCGCCGGCCACTTCGGGAAGATCCGTTTCACCGCCGCCCGTGACTCCCTGATCGCCCGCGACATCCTGCCGGAGATCAAGCAACGCCTCGCCTTCCTCCAGGAGGTCGGCCTCGGCTACCTCCAGCTCGACCGCTCGGCGAAGACGCTTAGCGGCGGCGAAAGCCAGCGCATCCGCCTAGCCGCCCAGCTCGGCTCGAACCTCCGCGGCGTGCTCTACGTTCTGGACGAACCGACCATCGGCCTGCACCCGCGCGACAACGCCGCGCTGCTCAACACGCTCGTGGCCCTGCGCGACAAGGGGAACTCGCTCATCGTCGTCGAGCACGACGAGGACACCATCGCCCGCGCCGACCATCTCATCGACCTCGGGCCCGGTGCCGGCCGCCTCGGCGGGCAGGTCGTCTACCAAGGCAAGCCGCCGGTCGCCACCGCCTCGAAGGCGAAGAAACTGGCTCACCAGGACTCGCCCACCTGGCGCGCGCTCTCGGACATCCTCGTCCACCCGATGCGAGGCGAACGCCGGGCCGTTCCGAAAGACCATCCGCGGCTCACCGTCACCGGTTGCCGGGCGAACAACCTGAAGGACCTCGACATCCACGTGCCGCTTGGCCGCCTCACCGTCCTCACCGGCATTTCCGGTTCCGGCAAGTCGACGCTGATGCATTCCTGCCTGGCCGTGGCCGCCGCCAACCGGTTGCTGAAGCCGACCAAGAAGAACACGCCGCTGTCGTTCACGAAAGCCATCGGCTTCGACAAGATCCAGAGCGTGTACGAGGTCGACCAATCGCCGATCGGCAAGACCTCCCGTTCCTGCCCGGCGACGTATGTGAAGGTCTTCGACGACATCCGCGCGCTCTACGCCCAGCTTCCCGAGGCGCGCATGCGCGGCTTCGAGGCCTCGCGGTTCTCGTTCAACACCGAAGGCGGACGCTGCACCGAGTGCAATGGCAACGGCCGCGTGAAGCTGGAGATGGATTTCCTGCCGCCCACCTGGGTCCACTGCGAAGGGTGCAACGGCAACCGCTACAACCCCGCCACGCTGGAGGTGACCTTCCGCGACAAGAACATCGGCGACGTCCTCGCGATGACCATCGATGAGGCCGCGGTGTTCTTCGAGTCGCAACCGCGCATCGCCCGGCCGCTGCGCCTGATGGCGGACACCGGCCTCGGCTACCTCCAGCTCGGCCAGGCCTCCCCCACCCTCTCCGGTGGCGAGGCCCAGCGCATCAAGCTCATCAGCGAGATCGCCAAGGGCCGCGGCGCGAAGACCCAGATCCGCACGCTGCAATCGGTGAACAAGAATCTCTACCTCATCGAGGAGCCCACCGTCGGCCTGCACCTGGAGGATGTGAAGCGGCTCATCGACGTGCTGCACCGCCTCGTGGATGAAGGCCACACCGTGGTCGTCATCGAGCACCACATGGCGGTGGCGGCGGAGGCGGACCACGTCATCGACCTCGGCCCCGAGGCCGGCGAGAACGGTGGCACGCTCATTGCCGAAGGCACGCCCGAGCAGGTGGCGAAGTCGAAAAAATCCCGCACCGCGCCGTTCCTGAAAGCGGCGCTGAGCCGATGA
- a CDS encoding serine/threonine-protein kinase has translation MTAVDHPPTFEAPTPEHLAELFPGYDIVGLVACGGMGAVYQAVQRSLDRTVAIKILPREFGADPSFRQAFQAEAKAMARLNHPNLIGVFDFGEVEGMPYIIMEYVAGGSLYHAAYGNRIDPREVARITAASCDGLAHAHEAGILHRDIKPANILLDLQARPKIGDFGLARPIGAHEDGSETVFGTPHYTAPEVLNRPTAVDARADIFSIGVVLHELLTGKVPADDPRVPSVISGCDIRFDAIVRTATHPMPEMRYANAGVMARELHHLEEALGQATHAVNLRAPTSLHRMPGKVPGTGANRAPAPVRRAPVAGRARASYAGGKGSSGWLTTILLLGGVVAIAWYIVKNGVHFQKGDAPEPPTQSAPAAPEPAAPKIPSATGAIKPLPKPVEESSSPFGSTSPPKADPTIDAP, from the coding sequence ATGACCGCAGTTGACCATCCTCCCACCTTCGAGGCCCCCACCCCGGAACATCTCGCCGAGTTGTTCCCCGGCTACGACATCGTGGGGCTGGTGGCCTGCGGCGGCATGGGCGCGGTGTACCAGGCCGTGCAGCGCTCGCTGGACCGCACTGTGGCAATCAAGATCCTGCCGCGCGAGTTCGGCGCGGACCCGTCCTTCCGCCAGGCCTTCCAGGCCGAGGCCAAGGCGATGGCCCGCTTGAACCACCCGAACCTGATCGGGGTCTTCGATTTCGGTGAGGTGGAGGGCATGCCCTACATCATCATGGAGTATGTCGCCGGTGGTTCGCTCTACCACGCGGCCTATGGCAACCGGATCGACCCTCGCGAGGTCGCCCGCATCACCGCCGCCTCCTGCGATGGCCTCGCCCACGCCCATGAGGCCGGGATCCTCCACCGCGACATCAAGCCCGCGAACATCCTGCTCGATCTCCAGGCCCGCCCGAAGATCGGGGACTTCGGCCTCGCCCGCCCGATCGGGGCCCACGAGGATGGCTCGGAAACCGTTTTCGGCACCCCGCACTACACCGCCCCGGAGGTCTTGAACCGCCCGACCGCGGTGGATGCCCGTGCGGACATTTTCTCGATCGGCGTGGTGCTCCACGAACTGCTCACCGGCAAGGTGCCCGCGGATGACCCGCGCGTGCCGTCCGTGATCAGCGGCTGTGACATCCGCTTCGACGCCATCGTCCGCACCGCCACCCACCCGATGCCGGAAATGCGTTACGCGAATGCCGGGGTGATGGCCCGCGAGCTCCACCACTTGGAGGAGGCCCTCGGCCAGGCGACCCATGCGGTCAATCTGCGCGCTCCCACGTCGCTCCACCGGATGCCCGGCAAGGTTCCCGGCACCGGGGCAAACCGAGCGCCGGCTCCGGTGCGCCGTGCACCGGTTGCCGGTCGTGCCCGCGCCAGCTATGCCGGCGGCAAGGGCAGCTCCGGCTGGCTCACCACCATCCTGCTGCTTGGCGGGGTCGTGGCGATTGCCTGGTACATCGTGAAGAACGGCGTCCATTTCCAAAAGGGCGACGCCCCTGAGCCGCCGACTCAATCCGCGCCTGCCGCTCCGGAGCCCGCCGCGCCGAAGATTCCGTCCGCCACCGGGGCCATCAAGCCCTTGCCGAAACCGGTGGAGGAGTCCTCGTCTCCCTTCGGATCGACGTCCCCGCCGAAGGCGGATCCGACGATCGACGCGCCGTGA
- a CDS encoding globin, which produces MDEQMTFEAMGEDGITRLVAAFYRRVKTDDLLGPMYPPDDWEGSEKRLRDFLLFRIGGVTRYLEERGHPRLRMRHMPFTISERERDRWVALMRESMDETAVPAEARLWLGPFFEQVADFLRNHPGHGG; this is translated from the coding sequence GTGGACGAGCAAATGACCTTCGAGGCGATGGGCGAGGACGGGATCACCCGCCTGGTCGCGGCCTTTTACCGGCGCGTGAAAACCGACGACCTGCTGGGGCCGATGTACCCGCCGGACGACTGGGAGGGCTCGGAGAAGCGGCTGCGGGATTTCCTGCTGTTCCGGATCGGTGGGGTCACCCGCTACCTGGAGGAACGGGGTCACCCGCGGCTGCGCATGCGCCACATGCCCTTCACCATCAGCGAGCGCGAGCGCGACCGCTGGGTGGCGCTGATGCGCGAGTCCATGGACGAAACCGCCGTGCCAGCCGAGGCGCGGCTGTGGCTGGGTCCGTTTTTCGAGCAAGTGGCGGATTTTCTGAGGAATCATCCCGGGCATGGAGGGTGA
- a CDS encoding serine/threonine-protein kinase, which produces MSLPSSFDAPAPEALAARMSAYDFEMLIASGVTGAVYKARQKSLDRDVAVKILPPERMADPKVRQAFESGARVLARLNHPNLISVYDCGEVDGMPYLVMEFVPGKSLQRSASGKKIDPAQAAELVIAISKGLAHAHDNGVIHRDLKLANILLNQKAEPKIGDFGLADLREAGGENGAYIAPEVLRQPEVADRRSDVYSVGIILYTLLAGAEPHAVSPLPSVVCSVDGELDRIFQRATNPNPGFRYPDCHEFAADLSAWLKQKLAGRAAAAAASGATPEAETPARAAAPLRAPAKRLEEDEIQEVRKGGFGGVLVNLILLGVLGGGGYFLWNKYNEGGFSSAPTSDVSKPAPGTSGDSGSSKSSGTSLIPRGGTPRADEPSPFGTPVPGTGGQTDTKTTETASGNEAPDQFTDKARELIAAAEKERTQALTTNVRNFASELDSGIRSLAKKEQAATQAEIDKLKGFVRDFRVPVTIPDGGPVKATPAMAKSLARAAEAQKQIDTTYATKVGRIRDFYIPKMRTAIEEAKGKGQSTGQLSQRLSATSDLAIWVTSLGGTLQPANPVIEEVNEYKGIFGPTNPFGTPVR; this is translated from the coding sequence ATGAGTCTGCCCTCCTCCTTTGATGCTCCCGCGCCCGAGGCCCTCGCCGCGCGGATGTCGGCGTATGATTTCGAAATGCTGATCGCCTCCGGCGTCACCGGTGCCGTTTACAAGGCCCGCCAGAAGTCCCTCGACCGCGATGTGGCGGTGAAGATCCTACCGCCCGAGCGGATGGCAGATCCCAAGGTCCGCCAAGCCTTCGAGAGCGGCGCGCGCGTGCTCGCCCGCCTGAATCACCCGAACCTGATTTCGGTGTACGACTGCGGCGAGGTCGATGGCATGCCCTACCTCGTCATGGAATTCGTGCCGGGCAAGTCCCTGCAACGCTCCGCCAGCGGCAAGAAGATCGATCCCGCCCAGGCCGCCGAGCTGGTGATCGCCATCAGCAAGGGCCTCGCCCACGCCCACGACAACGGCGTGATCCACCGCGACCTGAAGCTCGCCAACATCCTGCTCAACCAGAAGGCGGAACCGAAGATCGGTGACTTCGGCCTTGCCGACCTGCGAGAGGCGGGCGGTGAGAACGGGGCCTACATCGCTCCGGAGGTGCTTCGCCAGCCGGAGGTGGCCGACCGCCGCTCGGATGTCTACTCCGTCGGTATCATCCTCTACACCCTGCTCGCCGGGGCCGAGCCGCACGCCGTTTCACCCCTGCCCTCCGTGGTTTGCTCGGTGGATGGCGAGCTCGACCGGATCTTCCAGCGTGCCACCAATCCGAATCCCGGTTTCCGCTACCCGGATTGCCATGAGTTCGCCGCCGACCTCTCCGCCTGGCTCAAGCAGAAGCTCGCCGGTCGTGCCGCCGCCGCGGCGGCTTCCGGTGCCACGCCCGAAGCGGAAACTCCGGCCCGCGCCGCTGCCCCGCTGCGTGCCCCGGCGAAACGTCTGGAGGAGGACGAGATCCAGGAGGTCCGCAAGGGCGGCTTCGGCGGGGTGTTGGTCAATCTGATCCTCCTCGGCGTTCTCGGCGGCGGTGGCTACTTCCTGTGGAACAAGTACAACGAAGGCGGCTTCAGCTCGGCTCCGACCTCGGATGTTTCCAAACCGGCACCGGGGACCTCCGGTGACTCGGGATCTTCCAAATCCTCCGGCACCAGCCTCATTCCCCGCGGCGGCACCCCGCGTGCGGACGAACCCTCGCCCTTCGGCACCCCGGTCCCGGGGACCGGCGGCCAGACGGACACCAAGACCACCGAAACGGCCTCGGGCAACGAGGCTCCCGACCAGTTCACCGACAAGGCCCGCGAGCTGATCGCCGCCGCTGAAAAGGAACGCACCCAGGCGCTCACCACCAACGTCCGCAATTTCGCCTCCGAACTCGACTCCGGCATCCGCTCGCTGGCGAAGAAGGAACAAGCCGCCACCCAGGCCGAGATCGACAAGCTCAAGGGCTTCGTCCGCGATTTCCGCGTTCCGGTCACCATCCCGGATGGCGGTCCGGTCAAGGCCACCCCGGCCATGGCGAAGTCCCTCGCCCGCGCCGCGGAGGCCCAGAAGCAGATCGACACCACCTACGCCACCAAGGTCGGCCGCATCCGCGATTTCTACATTCCGAAGATGCGCACCGCCATCGAGGAAGCGAAGGGGAAGGGCCAGAGCACCGGCCAGCTCAGCCAGCGCCTCTCCGCCACCTCCGACCTCGCCATCTGGGTCACCAGCCTCGGCGGCACCCTCCAGCCGGCGAATCCGGTCATCGAGGAGGTCAATGAGTACAAGGGCATCTTCGGCCCCACCAATCCCTTCGGGACCCCGGTGAGGTGA
- a CDS encoding type II CAAX endopeptidase family protein: MPVPTPNPYRQILSRRFPEPFIALLAFLLGVWLWDHYFGVKEGYEPGTDQIALVKMDRDVRLAEAMSGDPHWLRALVGVGSPEKARRRGIDALWLLANEKSLGSEGLGALVVAESEQDHKPVLETLRQTGAALQGVEFPESYETVIGRMLAGEGRWWDRSLARAYIAERPISGEMAVALKMFDDGSATLRKRAIIGRCAVWLVVVAGTFCIPLTLRRLAALRHWKDRGYISGWSASLGMVVFLAATLAWIGFSLSMRAGFTAVQDVPEWLVLALDTAMRLLPALIAIGLLFRRPGHAIRVFGLNRAPSWGIVLGAFALVGWINELVLPPLKHYSPPDPTGGLGFGEDGMWGLTVALVSACLMAPIAEEIVYRGVLFRSLGNRFGILAGALLSAGAFALVHFYDLYGLASVGAFGFTCALVYAATRNLPTAIVLHLLYNAAVKVPEWLVYHSSLH, from the coding sequence ATGCCGGTACCGACTCCGAATCCCTACCGGCAAATCCTCAGCCGCCGCTTTCCCGAGCCGTTCATCGCGCTGCTCGCCTTCCTGCTCGGCGTGTGGCTGTGGGACCACTATTTCGGCGTGAAGGAAGGCTACGAGCCCGGCACCGACCAGATCGCGCTGGTCAAGATGGACCGGGACGTGCGCCTCGCCGAGGCCATGTCGGGCGATCCCCATTGGCTGCGGGCGCTCGTCGGCGTGGGGTCTCCGGAAAAGGCCCGCCGTCGTGGCATTGATGCCCTGTGGTTGCTCGCGAATGAGAAGAGCCTCGGCTCGGAAGGGCTGGGCGCGTTGGTGGTGGCGGAGTCCGAGCAGGATCACAAGCCGGTGCTGGAAACCCTGCGCCAGACCGGTGCCGCGCTCCAAGGGGTGGAATTTCCCGAAAGCTATGAAACGGTGATCGGCCGGATGCTGGCAGGTGAGGGCCGCTGGTGGGATCGCTCGTTGGCGCGCGCCTACATCGCGGAGCGTCCGATCAGCGGCGAGATGGCGGTGGCGCTGAAGATGTTCGACGATGGCTCGGCGACCCTGCGGAAGCGTGCGATCATCGGCCGATGCGCTGTTTGGCTGGTCGTGGTGGCAGGCACGTTCTGCATTCCGCTGACGTTGCGGCGGCTCGCCGCGCTGCGTCATTGGAAGGACCGGGGGTACATCAGCGGCTGGTCGGCCTCGCTCGGCATGGTCGTGTTTCTCGCGGCCACGTTGGCTTGGATCGGGTTCAGCTTGTCGATGCGGGCCGGGTTCACTGCCGTGCAGGATGTGCCGGAGTGGCTGGTGTTGGCGCTTGATACCGCCATGCGCCTGCTTCCCGCTTTGATCGCGATCGGGCTGTTGTTCCGGCGTCCCGGCCATGCGATCCGCGTCTTCGGCCTGAACCGCGCGCCTTCCTGGGGGATCGTGCTGGGGGCTTTCGCCCTCGTGGGCTGGATCAATGAGCTGGTTTTGCCCCCGCTCAAGCACTACTCGCCGCCCGATCCCACCGGTGGGCTGGGATTTGGCGAGGACGGGATGTGGGGGCTCACCGTGGCCTTGGTTTCCGCCTGCCTGATGGCTCCCATTGCCGAAGAGATCGTTTACCGCGGCGTGTTGTTCCGCTCGCTCGGGAATCGATTCGGCATCCTCGCCGGGGCGCTGCTTTCCGCGGGAGCCTTCGCCTTGGTGCATTTCTATGACCTTTATGGACTTGCGAGCGTGGGGGCGTTCGGCTTCACCTGCGCCCTCGTCTATGCCGCCACCCGGAACCTGCCGACGGCGATCGTCCTCCACCTGCTCTACAACGCGGCGGTGAAGGTGCCCGAGTGGCTGGTTTACCATTCTTCGCTCCATTGA